The following are encoded in a window of Phaseolus vulgaris cultivar G19833 chromosome 3, P. vulgaris v2.0, whole genome shotgun sequence genomic DNA:
- the LOC137806774 gene encoding UDP-glucuronic acid decarboxylase 2-like: MSSELIRRTQTPEFSHRNSDSLPASNSPPKSTTRIGYMLRERVPFLLVGVAIATLFFHLLPSLSTLPPPHDSLLETELALPSRRVLLEDQTDKKGRVPLGIKGRKQKRIVVTGGAGFVGSHLVDRLMERGDNVIVVDNFFTGRKENVLHHMGNPNFELIRHDVVEPILLEVDQIYHLACPASPVHYKFNPVKTIKTNVVGTLNMLGLAKRVGARFLLTSTSEVYGDPLQHPQVETYWGNVNPIGVRSCYDEGKRTAETLAMDYHRGAGIEVRIARIFNTYGPRMCIDDGRVVSNFVAQALRKEPLTVYGDGKQTRSFQYVSDLVEGLMRLMEGEHVGPFNLGNPGEFTMLELAQVVQETIDPNAKIEFRPNTEDDPHKRKPDISRAKELLGWQPSVSLREGLPLMVSDFRQRLFADSKLSGGKSVA; this comes from the exons atgagctCTGAGCTGATTCGTAGAACACAGACACCAGAATTCAGCCATCGCAACTCAGATTCACTGCCTGCGTCCAATTCCCCACCAAAATCCACCACCCGGATCGGTTACATGTTGCGGGAGCGTGTCCCGTTCCTCCTCGTGGGCGTGGCAATCGCCACTCTCTTCTTCCATCTTCTCCCTTCTCTATCCACCCTACCACCTCCTCACGACTCGCTCCTGGAGACCGAGTTGGCTCTGCCAAGTCGCCGCGTCCTGTTGGAAGACCAAACTGACAAGAAGGGAAGGGTGCCTCTGGGAATTAAGGGCAGGAAGCAGAAGCGGATCGTGGTCACCGGCGGAGCCGGTTTCGTTGGAAGCCACCTGGTGGACCGTCTGATGGAAAGAGGCGACAACGTGATCGTGGTTGACAACTTCTTCACCGGAAGAAAAGAGAACGTGCTGCATCACATGGGGAACCCCAACTTCGAACTCATTCGCCACGACGTCGTTGAACCCATCCTCCTCGAGGTTGACCAGATCTACCACTTGGCTTGCCCCGCTTCCCCCGTTCATTACAAGTTCAACCCTGTCAAGACCATC AAGACCAATGTGGTGGGAACGCTCAACATGTTGGGTTTGGCAAAGAGAGTGGGTGCACGGTTTTTGCTCACCAGCACCAGTGAGGTGTACGGTGATCCTCTTCAGCACCCTCAGGTTGAGACCTATTGGGGCAACGTTAATCCCATCG GTGTAAGGAGCTGTTACGACGAAGGAAAGCGCACGGCAGAGACATTGGCAATGGACTATCACAGAGGCGCAGGTATCGAG GTGAGGATTGCTCGAATCTTCAACACTTATGGACCCAGAATGTGCATTGATGATGGGCGTGTAGTTAGTAACTTTGTTGCTCAG GCGTTGAGGAAGGAGCCATTGACTGTTTATGGCGACGGAAAGCAGACAAGAAGCTTTCAATATGTATCAGACTTG GTAGAAGGTTTAATGCGGCTGATGGAAGGTGAGCACGTTGGTCCATTCAATCTAGGGAACCCTGGTGAATTCACCATGCTTGAACTGGCTCAG GTGGTACAAGAGACCATAGACCCAAATGCAAAGATAGAGTTTAGACCAAATACAGAAGATGACCCACATAAGAGGAAGCCAGACATCTCCAGAGCTAAGGAGCTTCTTGGGTGGCAACCCTCTGTGTCCCTCCGAGAGGGACTTCCCCTAATGGTATCTGATTTCCGGCAAAGATTGTTCGCTGACTCAAAACTCAGTGGAGGCAAATCTGTAGCATag